The genomic window TGTAAGAAGATCTGCCCTGTCTACTGCAAAAACTACAACAAAAGCAAGAACAAAAGCTGTGCTCAAGGCAAACAAATTTTCCTTAATATTTATTGTTTTCATAAAAGAATATTAATTTTTAAATATAATCTCATTATAAAAACTTTATCAAAAAAAGCAAATATTATAGACTATGTAAATTAATTTAAATATTGACTTCTTAAATAATTGTGTTCTTGTAAAGTTTGGGAGGTATGAAGAGCTCAAGAATTATCATGCAAATAGTAACAATCATTTGTTTCTTCAAAATCCAAAACTGCATTTAATGTTGCAGAAGAAGGACTAGCTATAGGTGTTGGAGTTAATCAACGATTTTGTCTTGTATTATAAGGATTTGATGAATCGTTTAGATGACTTACTATCTGATCTACTGTGCAAGTTCTGTATGACTCACCTAAACCATAACAAAGAGAAATATCCGCATCCAATCTAAATATATTTTGGCAGTTTGAAGCAAGCCTATTTAAAAAGATTCAGGCTATTTTATTTTTATTTGGATTATAATTTTCTTCTTTTTCTATGATAGACGCTAAAGTTATAATCTCATAAACTGACAATTCTAAATTATATCAAAGATTATTTAATCTTTCTGAAAAGTATAGAAACTCATTTTTTCTATCTTCCCATATACCAAGCTCAAAATTATTTAACTGATTGATCACAACCTGCCTTATGATATCTCAAGAAGAAATATCTATAGTATATGTATCCGGATACAAAAATCATTCAAAAGACTTAATTTTATCTTCTCACAAATTTTGAAGAAATGTATAATATTCTTCATAGCTTTTTATTACACTTTGATCTGTTACATAATCTACAAAACTTCAAGATTCTATAAATCACAACACAGACAAATAATAGTCTATATCATACATTCACCGTCACTCTAAAATAGTTATATTTACTTCTTTTGTTTGTGGTCACTCTTCAAATTTTTTTATTACTTCTGATTTTGAATACACTCCATCAAAAGAGTAGAATCCATCTTTAGGTTGTGGTTGTTCTTTTCAGGACAATAAAAAATAAATATAAAAAGATAAACTATCTTTTTTTCCTAAATCATTTAAAAAGTTAGAAAAATAATAATTATCTGTTATTACAACATCTCTTTCAAGAGAAACATCTCTTGCAAAAAGATAATAAACACTAACAAAGAATAAAATTACTACTGCTAAAAGTATTTTTTTCATTTAATTAACTTATTTTTTTGAATCCTCTTCTCATTGCTCCTCAAGAGTAAGTCATACAAGACTATCCTCTTTTCAAGTGTCATCCTTAACATTTCAGGAGCTATCTCTATTTATATACACAAACATTGGAATTATCATAGGGATTCTTCATAGAATTTTTACAACATAATCTCATAACTCTTCTTTAATCACCTTAAGAACCTCCTTTGTATTTGAATTTTTCTTAGAAAGCTCATTATATCTTTTCTTAACAAATTCAATAATATTTGTATGCACTTTTTTAACTTCAGAAGAATATACAAATCATCTTGATTCAATTTGTATATTTCATACCAGCTCTCTAGTTTTAGAATCTATTTTAAATATTAAATTTACTACTCAATTCTCAGACATAATTTTTCTTGCCTTCATCACATACTCTCCAGAAAGATGACCAATTCATTTACCATCTACCATGACTGTATCAAGCTTTAATTTTTCATCTGACAACACCAACTCGTCATCGTACATCTCAATTATCGCTCAATTCTCAACCGGCATCAAAATATTTTCTTCAGGTATTCACATATCCATTGCAAGATTTTTGTGAGCATATCTCATTCTTGCATCTGTATAAAATGGCAGAAAATATTCTGGTTTAATTAAATTTATCATAAGCTTATGATCTTCTTGATAACCATGTCAACTTGCATGTATATCAAGATCATCATTTGTTATAAGATTTATTTTTCTAACTACAAGATCGTTAAGCATCTTGGATACATCTGCCTCATTTCAAGGTATAGTAGAAGCTGACACCAAAACAGTATCTTGCTCTCTTAAACGAAAATTGGCATGTTCTCATCTTGATATTCTTGCAAGACCACTGAATTCTTCTCACTGAGCTCATGTGGACAATATTACCACTCTTTCTGGAGGCATATTTTCTACATCACTACTTAATTTACGAACACATCACCTTGGCACATCAAGATATCAAAGCTTTTGACATATCTCTACATTATTAAGCATCGATCTTCATTCCAAAAATACCACCTTATCATACTTTATAGCATTTTCTATTATTTGAATTATTCTTCAAACATTGGAAGCAAAAGTAGCTATTATAAGTCTAGATGGAACAGTTTTTATAATTTCTTCTAGATTTTGTCATATTACTTTTTCTGACAAAGCCCATCATTTTCTCTCTGCACCCAGACTATCTCACACATAAAGCCTAACTCACTCCAATCATATCCTTGCTATTTTTCAAAGATCTGCTGGCTTATCTATCGCTGGAGTATAATCTATTTTGAAGTCCGCAGAATTAAATATTAGTCACTTTGGAGTATGTATAGCTAAAGCTAATGTTTCTGGTATATTATGGTTGACTCCTACAAATTCAATACTAAAACATCATAGTTTTATTATGTCACTTTCTGGATTAATTATTTGATGCTTTATTTTTGGAACATCTTTTGGATCAGCAAATGTTTTCTTTATGATTCATAAAGTTAAAGGTGTTGTATAAACTTTAGGAAAATCAAGTTCAGGTAAAATATGCTTCAGCGCTCATATATGATCTAAATGTCAGTGAGTCAAAACAATTCATTTTATTTTATGTTTATTTTTCTTCAAGTATGAAATATCTGGAATAAGGTAATCAGCTCACATAGTTTCAGTTGCAGAAAACTCCATACCTGCATCTACTATTATTATATCATCCTTATATTCTATAAACACGCACTGTCACACCTGTTCCAATCACAACAAATTTCATATTCTTACAGGTTCTTCTTTTCTATTACTTTTTGCTAACTTATTTGTTTTTGGTCTAACTGTATTCTTTGTATAATTTTTGCTTGTATTTTTAGAATTAAAATCTATTTTTATATTAGAATTTCATTGCATCATTTGTTTTTTATATTTTAAATATTTAAATGGTTAATAGTTTATTAAAAACTATAAAAAGTGATTGTTTTAATCAAAATATACCGCTCATAAGTAAGCCTTCAATGCATATCATCAAAAACCTACTATTAACAAACAAGCCCCAAAACTGCTTGGAGGTTTGATCAGCTATATGATACAGCATAATTTTTCAAGCATCTATTATTAACAACCGAGGAGGTAAAATTATATGATTTGAGATATCTACCAACTCTTACAGACAAGCTTTAAATAATGTTTTTAGATCAAACCTAAATAATATATTACTTATTAACTATAATTTTACCAAATTCCCTATAAACCAAATTATAAACGATATAGATTTTATTTTTATAGATGCTAGAAAAGCAGAATATTTGGATTGTCTACTGAAAATTATGCCGTACCTTAAGGAATGAAGCTTAGTAGTTTTTGATGACGTAATGCAGTTTAAAGATAAGATACATAATTTATATTCATTTATTAAAAAAAATCAACTAATTTATGAAATAATTTCTTCCGAAAAAAGTGACTGAATTCTTATAATATATTTTTAATAGCAGTTAATTATTTTAAAGCATAACACTCTGAACTCAGTTCCATCTTTTCCAACTCAGACGGCAAATCTATCTTATCTTCTTCATAAATAAACTTTTCTGCAGAACAAAAGTCATCGTCTTCAAATACTTTCACAGAATCCACTATAGCAAAACTTTCTCAAGAAGTTTTTTTTATGAAATAACATAGTCAATTTTTTCAACTAATACATTTTATATAATTTCATTGAATATCATACTCACCTGGGTAATTTATTTTTTCAGAAGATTGTTTTCAATACAACACATCTTCTCATATATTATAATTTAAATTGTACAGTCAATTTTGCTCTCAATCGGCTGAAAAATAAAACTCATCAGCTATAATATATCAATTATCTTTTTTTTCTATTTTCATATAGTCAATTTTAAGTATCTAAATTTATCAAAAAAAGTTTGGGTTTAGCATATATAAGATCACTCATGAGGCTCACAATAGAAATATTCCAACTAAAACCCTTATAATTAAATCCTTTCAGGTAGAAAAGGCTGACTGGTCTGCTCAAGACATAGTAATCATAACTCATCAGGCTACCAGCATAAAAAAACCAACAACGATAACAACTGTTACCAATATTTTAGTCATTCATCATATCAAAAAAGGAAATATTTCATCATCTTCAACATCACTCCCCTCTCATCAAATACAATTTCAAATAAAAGGAACATGAGTGTTCAAACTAATTCAGTCACAATCATCTCACTCATCATCTCCATTTTCTGCATAAGCAAAATTGAAAGAAAACAATAGAATTGATATAAGAAGAAAAGTTATTTTTTTCATTTTTTTTGTTTTTATTTAAATTCATCTATTATTTTATTGAGAAGAGCTCAGTCTATTTGTGTTTTATCATAATGCTCAAATATATTTTTTATTATTTGTCATTTTTGCTTTGCAACATCTTGAATTCCAAGCTTTTCTATAGTATTTTGAACAATATTTTTCAAATTCTCTTCTCAAATCATCTCGGGCAAAAAACTTTCTAACAAATCCAGTTTTGCACTTTCCTGATTTATATCCTCTTCATTTTTTAAAAAGCCTATTTCCTCTTTTTTTTGCTTTATCTCTTTTTGGATAATTTTTACATACTCTTCATCTTTGAGTTCTCTTCAAAGCTCTTTTTCTTTATAAGCTATTTGAGACAATAAATAATTATACAACTCTTTTTTAGACACATCTTTTTCTTTCATAGCTTTTTTATATCATTCTTTTATACTACTTTTCATTATTTTTCATAATAATAAATATATATAAAATTATATATAAGTTGTTAATTTTTGCAAGTTTTTATAATAAAAAGGAACCAAACTCTATGTTTGGCTTCCTCCTTTTAATGACATTAGTTTTGCTTTTATTAGCTGTCTATATTGAATACTAAATTGAATAACTCAGAACAATGTTGTGGTGGCAATATACAATCAAATTCAAGCAGGCATTGTGTATACAAAAAATGCCATCATAGTTGATAATGCAATATTCATGTATCACATCATTTTTGTCATATCAGGCATATTTTCTGCTCAAGGCATGTTGGTTGGCATTGAAGGTCTATTAAGCATAGTAAGTTTCATTTGCAAAAACAACAACAAAGGAGCGATTATGGTTAGAGCTATTGATCAGGATGATAATAGGTCTATCCCAAAAAATACAGTATTTACTTGAGAAATATCAACTCCTCTTACATTAATAAATTCTAAAAAACTATACAAATAAGTCATATCAAGCTTTCACTCTGTTTCCGAAAAGTTTCTAATAACAAAAAACAACCCAATAAACACAGGAATTTGTACCAACAACATCAAACAACCTTTCAAAGGACCTGATCAATGCTTTTTAAAAACACTCATTGTTTCTTCAGCCATTTTTTGTTGATCATTTTTATATTTCTCTTGGATTTCTTTTAATTTTGGCTGAAGGTCGGTCATTTCTTTTTGCATTTTATTTCATGCAAGGGTTGGTTTAAGCAACAATAATCTTACAAAAAGAGTTAGTATGATTATTGCAACTCACAAATTTAGATTGAATATTACAAGAAACAAAAGCAAAAGATTGAATATTGGACGATATATTATTTCTACTATTACAAGAAAAAAAGGATTCATTAGTTATCAAAAATATTTAATTATAAATTCCTACAACAAACTATGCAGCAGTTTCTTCTTTCTGAGTTGATTCTTCATATGCATCAAAAACAGCTTTCAGGTTAGCCTTATACATAAAGAAAGATTCTGGTATATGGTCACACTCTCAGTTTACTATCTTTTCAAAATCGTTAACTGTATCTTCTAGCTTTACATACACTCAAGACATACCAGTAAATTGCTCTGCCACAAAGAAAGGCTGAGAGAAAAATCTTTCTATTTTTCTTGCTCTATTTACTGTTTGTTTATCTTCATGAGAAAGCTCTTCCATACCAAGTATAGCTATAATATCCTGCAATTCTTTATATCTTTGCAAAGTTTTTTGAACATTTCTTGCAACATCATAATGTTTTTCTCATACAACTTCTGGATCAAGAACTGTAGATGTACTATCTAATGGATCTACAGCAGGATAAATACCTTTTTCTGCAATAGCCCTATTCAATACAATTGTACTATCCAAGTGAGTAAATGTATTTGCAGGAGCTGGATCTGTAAGGTCATCTGCAGGCACATACACTGCCTGTATAGAAGTTATTGATCACTTATTTGTAGAAGTAATTCTTTCTTGTAAAGCACCCATTTCTGTAGACAAAGTAGGCTGATAACCAACCGCAGAAGGAATTCTACCCATCAAAGCAGAAAGCTCACTACCTGCCTGAGAAAATCTAAAGATATTATCTATAAAAACCAAAACATCTCTAGATTCTTTATCTCTGAAGTACTCAGCCATAGTCAACCCTGTCAAAGCAACTCTTGCTCTTGGTCCTGGTGGCTCATTCATTTGACCATAAACCATAGCAGTATTACTTAAAACTCCACTTTCTTTCATCTCTTCATACAAATCATTTCACTCTCTTGTTCTTTCTCAAACTCAACAAACTACTGACACTCAACTATGTTCTTTTGCAATATTATGAATAAGTTCCTGCATTATAACAGTTTTACCCACTCATGCTCAACCAAATAAACCTACTTTTCATCACTTCAGAACAGGAGCCAACAAGTCTACTACTTTAATACCTGTTTCAAGAACCTCAGCCTTTGTAGACAAGCTTGTAAACTCAGGAGCCTTCCTATGGATTGGCCAATTATCAGTTCATTCCACCTTCTTTTCTCAGTCAATATTTTCTCACAAAACATTAAATATGTGTCACAAAACTTCAGGTCATACAGGTGTTTTAATAGGAGATCCAGTTGCAATAACCTTATCTCATCTTTTTAGTCAATCTGCTGAACTCATTGTGATTCACCTAACCACTCAATCTTCCAATTGCTGCATTACTTCTACAACTACATCTTCTCCATGATTATTTTTATTTTCAACTTTCACAGCTTCATATACTGCCGGCACTTTATCTTCAAACTGCATTTCCAAAACTACTCACCTTACCGATACTATTTTTCATTCCATAGGTTTAAAATTAACTATTTAAATTTTGTCCAAGCTACTTTAAGTACTAGTTTTATTGTTTTTCACATAATCTAGAATAACCTCTCACAAAGTCTCTACAAGAACATCAAACTTGTCTGGCTCTACATAATTTTCCTGAGAATTTATACTATCTCTTATCTGCACAATATAATTCGTAACAGAACTTGGATTAGCAACCTCATAAAAAGTATAAATCTCATCTTGTCTTTTAATTTTGAGGTTTCACTTACCTGAAACAATATCAAGTATTCAATTCTGCTCATCGTATACACTTTGGGCAGCATCTCGTTGAATATGTTCTGTATTTTGCCTCAAAAAACCCTCTCGCTTAAACAAGACAAGTCACTTATTAGTAACAACTATACAATCCAAATATATATCCAAAATACTCACCATAAAAACAACATACAACAACAATCAAAGAACACCCAACACATAATCAAAATACCTCCATTCAAAATAAGCTCACAACAACTCATACACTAAAAAAAGCAGAGCCAACAAAAACAA from Candidatus Absconditicoccus praedator includes these protein-coding regions:
- the mltG gene encoding endolytic transglycosylase MltG, translated to MKKILLAVVILFFVSVYYLFARDVSLERDVVITDNYYFSNFLNDLGKKDSLSFYIYFLLSGKEQPQPKDGFYSFDGVYSKSEVIKKFEEGPQTKEVNITILEGRGMYDIDYYLSVLGFIESGSFVDYVTDQSVIKSYEEYYTFLQNLGEDKIKSFEGFLYPDTYTIDISSGDIIRQVVINQLNNFELGIWEDRKNEFLYFSERLNNLGYNLELSVYEIITLASIIEKEENYNPNKNKIAGIFLNRLASNCQNIFRLDADISLCYGLGESYRTCTVDQIVSHLNDSSNPYNTRQNRGLTPTPIASPSSATLNAVLDFEETNDCYYLHDNSGALHTSQTLQEHNYLRSQYLN
- the atpD gene encoding F0F1 ATP synthase subunit beta, producing the protein MEGKIVSVRGVVLEMQFEDKVPAVYEAVKVENKNNHGEDVVVEVMQQLEDGVVRGITMSSADGLKRGDKVIATGSPIKTPVGPEVLGHIFNVLGENIDGEKKVEGTDNWPIHRKAPEFTSLSTKAEVLETGIKVVDLLAPVLKGGKVGLFGGAGVGKTVIMQELIHNIAKEHSGVSVVCGVGERTREGNDLYEEMKESGVLSNTAMVYGQMNEPPGPRARVALTGLTMAEYFRDKESRDVLVFIDNIFRFSQAGSELSALMGRIPSAVGYQPTLSTEMGALQERITSTNKGSITSIQAVYVPADDLTDPAPANTFTHLDSTIVLNRAIAEKGIYPAVDPLDSTSTVLDPEVVGEKHYDVARNVQKTLQRYKELQDIIAILGMEELSHEDKQTVNRARKIERFFSQPFFVAEQFTGMSGVYVKLEDTVNDFEKIVNGECDHIPESFFMYKANLKAVFDAYEESTQKEETAA
- a CDS encoding ribonuclease J, which gives rise to MMQGNSNIKIDFNSKNTSKNYTKNTVRPKTNKLAKSNRKEEPVRIGNLLGLEQVGQCVFIEYKDDIIIVDAGMEFSATETMGADYLIPDISYLKKNKHKIKGIVLTHGHLDHIGALKHILPELDFPKVYTTPLTLGIIKKTFADPKDVPKIKHQIINPESDIIKLGCFSIEFVGVNHNIPETLALAIHTPKGLIFNSADFKIDYTPAIDKPADLGKIARIGLEGVRLYVGDSLGAERKGWALSEKVIGQNLEEIIKTVPSRLIIATFASNVGRIIQIIENAIKYDKVVFLEGRSMLNNVEICQKLGYLDVPRGCVRKLSSDVENMPPERVVILSTGAQGEEFSGLARISRGEHANFRLREQDTVLVSASTIPGNEADVSKMLNDLVVRKINLITNDDLDIHASGHGYQEDHKLMINLIKPEYFLPFYTDARMRYAHKNLAMDMGIPEENILMPVENGAIIEMYDDELVLSDEKLKLDTVMVDGKGIGHLSGEYVMKARKIMSENGVVNLIFKIDSKTRELVGNIQIESRGFVYSSEVKKVHTNIIEFVKKRYNELSKKNSNTKEVLKVIKEELGDYVVKILGRIPMIIPMFVYINRDSSGNVKDDTGKEDSLVGLTLEEQGEEDSKK
- a CDS encoding YidC/Oxa1 family membrane protein insertase; amino-acid sequence: MNPFFLVIVEIIYRPIFNLLLLFLVIFNLNLGVAIIILTLFVRLLLLKPTLAGNKMQKEMTDLQPKLKEIQEKYKNDQQKMAEETMSVFKKHGSGPLKGCLMLLVQIPVFIGLFFVIRNFSETEGKLDMTYLYSFLEFINVRGVDISQVNTVFFGIDLLSSGSIALTIIAPLLLFLQMKLTMLNRPSMPTNMPGAENMPDMTKMMGYMNIALSTMMAFFVYTMPAGIGLYIATTTLFGVIQFSIQYRQLIKAKLMSLKGGSQT
- a CDS encoding GatB/YqeY domain-containing protein codes for the protein MKSSIKEGYKKAMKEKDVSKKELYNYLLSQIAYKEKELGRELKDEEYVKIIQKEIKQKKEEIGFLKNEEDINQESAKLDLLESFLPEMIGEENLKNIVQNTIEKLGIQDVAKQKGQIIKNIFEHYDKTQIDGALLNKIIDEFK
- a CDS encoding class I SAM-dependent methyltransferase produces the protein MHIIKNLLLTNKPQNCLEVGSAIGYSIIFQASIINNRGGKIIGFEISTNSYRQALNNVFRSNLNNILLINYNFTKFPINQIINDIDFIFIDARKAEYLDCLLKIMPYLKEGSLVVFDDVMQFKDKIHNLYSFIKKNQLIYEIISSEKSDGILIIYF